In one Phalacrocorax carbo chromosome 16, bPhaCar2.1, whole genome shotgun sequence genomic region, the following are encoded:
- the CANT1 gene encoding soluble calcium-activated nucleotidase 1, which yields MPIPPCHESMSPLRISVGGLPVLASMTKGADPRFRLRWRAIVVSSACVGFVLLLFCLHRSSPARHGPPNPRNWQLSLQAGDRYNDTYPLSPPQKNPEGVRYRIGVIADLDTQSRGSAEHTWFSYLKKGYLVLSDSGDSVTVEWDKDESMLQSHLAEKGRGMELSELVVFNGKLYTVDDRTGVVYQIEGNKVVPWVILPDGDGTVGKGFKAEWLAVKDEHLYVGGLGKEWTTTTGEVVNENPEWVKVVGYKGDVGHENWVANYNALRAAAGIRPPGYLIHESASWSDTLQRWFFLPRRASHERYNEKADERRGTNLLLSSTQDFGDVTVGRVGEVIPTHGFSSFKFIPDTDDQIIVALKSEEDNGKIASYIMAFTLDGRFLLPETRIGSVKYEGIEFI from the exons ATGCCCATCCCGCCCTGCCATGAGTCTATGAGCCCCCTCCGGATCAGCGTGGGTGGTCTGCCTGTCCTCGCGTCCATGACCAAGGGTGCTGATCCCCGCTTCCGACTGCGCTGGAGGGCCATCGTGGTGTCATCAGCCTGCGTGGggtttgtgctgctgctcttctgcctcCACCGCTCTTCCCCAGCGCGGCACGGTCCACCCAACCCTCGCAACTGGCAGCTCAGCCTACAGGCAGGGGACCGCTACAATGACACCTACCCACTGTCCCCACCCCAGAAAAACCCCGAGGGTGTGCGCTACCGCATTGGAGTCATTGCGGACCTGGACACGCAGTCCCgaggctctgcagagcacaCCTGGTTCAGTTACCTGAAGAAGGGCTACCTGGTCCTGTCGGACAGCGGGGACAGCGTGACGGTGGAGTGGGACAAAGATGAGAGCATGCTGCAATCCCACCTGGCTGAGAAGGGCAGGGGCATGGAGCTTTCTGAGCTGGTTGTCTTCAATGGGAAGCTGTACACTGTGGACGACCGGACAGGAGTGGTCTACCAGATTGAGGGCAACAAGGTGGTGCCCTGGGTGATCCTCCCAGATGGGGACGGCACAGTAGGGAAAG gcttCAAGGCAGAGTGGCTGGCGGTAAAGGATGAGCACCTCTACGTAGGGGGACTGGGCAAGGAGTGGACCACGACGACGGGGGAGGTGGTGAATGAGAACCCCGAGTGGGTGAAGGTCGTCGGTTACAAGGGCGACGTGGGCCATGAGAACTGGGTGGCAAACTACAACGCGCtaagggctgcagcagggatcCGACCCCCAG GTTACCTGATCCATGAGTCGGCTTCCTGGAGCGACACTCTGCAGCGCTGGTTCTTCCTGCCACGCCGCGCCAGCCACGAGCGATACAACGAGAAGGCGGACGAGCGGCGAGGCACCAACCTGCTGCTGAGCTCCACCCAGGACTTCGGGGACGTGACAGTGGGACGTGTGGGCGAGGTAATCCCCACCCATGGCTTCTCCTCCTTCAAGTTCATCCCAGACACGGACGACCAGATCATCGTAGCACTGAAATCGGAAGAGGACAACGGCAAGATCGCCAGCTACATCATGGCCTTCACGCTGGACGGGCGCTTCCTCCTACCTGAGACCAGGATCGGAAGCGTGAAATATGAAGGCATTGAGTTTATTTAA
- the ENGASE gene encoding cytosolic endo-beta-N-acetylglucosaminidase, whose amino-acid sequence MAEAQEGPGRRGKRAGAEEPAEAERDGWRRRSFQPAAERRGATVLHDTVSTHPQPLPARQFDTRTTEPISFFLSSLEDLLAWQPNSNDDFNVSAVPLAKRQPPLHSKRPRTLVCHDMRGGYLEDRFIQGSATRNPYVFYHWQYIDIFIYFSHHTITIPPVCWTNAAHRNGVPVLGTFITEWTDGEKLCEAFLAGGEEAYHAVSKQLARIAQHYRFDGWLVNIENMLSAAAVGNLPHFLRHLTAQVHSAVPGGLVIWYDSVLQNGALRWQNELNEQNRVFFDSCDGLFTNYNWKEEHLERTRRLAGPRHTDIYVGIDVFARGDVIGGGFDTDKSLHLIRQRGLSAAIFAPGWVYEHLGEENFLHNENKFWGLLAKYLHTHSICTLPLTTSFSLGMGTSRFLAGKEEEAGPWYDLSAQEIQPLYLEQKGRLSISCCLQDAWYGGSSLRVQGTIPPNEEHVAIRLFSLQMPAPPKLFLTLVYKLEGPHLDKFAVSLELSTCDSGTCHEGNVTSPPEPNGRHQPRFLPTPPPSLAKLLTACNHGSHGWTGRCYELDLQDCTLRDLFLLVSLHQSSPQEMPFTCLLGEVRVLDAASMVASPPQVQSLTASQLWWQEGPGAEQLTLSLTLRWAFPPSRASCFRILSQGARCRRGQTPPQLLGLVHACLYRAVGLVVPRPVAGQSCGLELLVEPVLRDELPVDPDRWGWLTLVYSEPGGGTSRDGH is encoded by the exons aTGGCGGAGGCGCAGGAAGGGCCAGGGCGGCGCGGCAAGAGGGCCGGGGCGGAGGAGCCGGCGGAGGCGGAGCGGGACggctggcggcggcggag CTTCCAGCCGGCGGCAGAGCGCCGGGGAGCCACTGTCCTGCACGACACCGTCAGCACCCACCCGCAGCCCCTGCCAG cGAGGCAGTTCGACACCAGGACGACGGAGCCCATCAGCTTCTTCTTGTCCAGCCTGGAGGATCTGCTGGCCTGGCAGCCCAACAGCAACGACGACTTCAACGTCTCTGCCGTGCCGCTGGCGAAGCGCCAGCCCCCGCTCCACAGCAAGAGGCCCCGGACACTGGTGTGCCATGACATGCGCGGCGGGTACCTGGAGGACAG GTTCATCCAGGGCTCAGCTACACGCAACCCCTATGTCTTCTACCACTGGCAGTACATTGACATCTTCATCTACTTCAGCCACCACACCATCACCATCCCACCCGTGTGCTGGACCAATGCGGCACACAGGAACGGTGTCCCTGTGCTGG GCACATTCATCACAGAGTGGACGGATGGGGAGAAGCTGTGCGAGGCGTTCCTGGCCGGCGGGGAGGAGGCATACCACGctgtgagcaagcagctggccCGCATCGCCCAGCACTACCGCTTTGATGGCTGGCTGGTCAACATAGAGAACATGCTGAGC gcggcggcggtggggaACCTGCCCCACTTCCTGCGGCACTTGACAGCGCAGGTGCACAGCGCCGTGCCAGGGGGGCTGGTGATCTGGTACGACAGTGTCCTGCAGAACGGCGCACTGAGATGGCAGAATGAGCTGAACGAGCAGAATAG GGTGTTCTTTGACTCCTGTGACGGGCTGTTCACCAACTACAACTGGAAGGAGGAGCACCTGGAGCGCACGCGCAGGCTGGCTGGGCCGCGCCACACCGACATCTATGTCGGCATTGACGTCTTTGCCCGCGGGGATGTGATCGGTGGTGGCTTCGACACTGACAAG TCCCTGCACCTGATCCGCCAGCGTGGCCTCTCTGCAGCCATCTTCGCTCCTGGCTGGGTCTACGAGCACCTGGGGGAGGAAAACTTCCTGCACAATGAGAATAA gTTCTGGGGCTTGCTGGCCAAGTACCTGCACACGCACAGTATCTGCACACTGCCCCTTACCACCTCCTTCAGCCTGGGCATGGGCACCAGCAGGTTCCTGGCTGGGAAG GAGGAAGAGGCCGGTCCCTGGTATGACCTGAGTGCTCAGGAGATCCAGCCCCTCTACCTGGAGCAGAAGGGCAGGCTGAgcatcagctgctgcctgcaggacgCCTGGTATGGGGGCAGCTCCCTGAGGGTGCAGGGGACCATTCCCCCCAACGAGGAGCATGTGGCTATCCG ccttttctctttgcagatgCCAGCGCCCCCCAAGCTCTTCCTGACCCTGGTCTACAAGCTGGAGGGGCCGCACCTTGACAAGTTTGCAGTTTCACTGGAGCTTAGCACCTGTGACTCGGGTACCTGCCATGAGGGCAATGTCACCTCCCCGCCTG AGCCCAACGGTCGGCACCAACCCCGGTTCCTCCCAACACCGCCGCCCAGCCTCGCCAAGCTGCTCACTGCCTGCAACCACGGCTCTCATGGCTGGACCGGCCG GTGCTACGAGTTGGACCTGCAGGATTGCACCCTGCGAGACCTCTTTCTGCTTGTGTCCCTCCACCAGTCCAGCCCGCAGGAGATGCCCTTCACCTGCCTCCTCGGGGAGGTCCGG GTGCTGGATGCAGCCAGCATGGTGGCCTCCCCACCGCAGGTGCAGAGCCTGACGGCCTCGCAGCTCTGGTGGCAGGagggccctggggcagagcagctcACGCTCAGCCTCACCCTCCGCTGGGCCTTCCCGCCCAGCCGGGCCAGCTGTTTCCGCATCCTCAGCCAGGGCGCCCGCTGCCGCCGGGGCCAGACGCCGCCACAGCTCCTGGGGCTGGTGCACGCCTGCCTGTACCGCGCTGTGGGACTGGTGGTGCCGCGGCCGGTGGCTGGGCAGTCCTGTGgcctggagctgctggtggaGCCGGTGCTGCGTGACGAGTTGCCCGTGGACCCCGACCGCTGGGGGTGGTTGACGCTGGTCTACTCGGAGCCAGGCGGTGGCACCAGCCGAGACGGACATTAA
- the C1QTNF1 gene encoding complement C1q tumor necrosis factor-related protein 1, with the protein MEGLWALRVLLLSCLLLPSPMGSQTSPSPDWRLQTDPEEAPSQHHTARATQEQKAGSAQEGLPPRPRCVRCCEPPEQRFYPQYQPLPQINMTILKGEKGDRGERGMQGKFGKTGVAGSRGHTGPKGQKGSMGAPGERCKSHYAAFSVGRKKPLHSNDYYQTLIFDTEFVNLYDHFNMFTGKFYCYVPGIYYFSLNVHTWNQKETYLHIMRNGVEVVILYAQVSDRSIMQSQSVMLELQEQDEVWVRLYKGERENAVFSDEYDTYITFSGHLIKYSGDP; encoded by the exons ATGGAGGGGCTTTGGGCGCTCCGtgtcctgctgctttcctgcctgctgctgccctcccccatGGGGAGCCagaccagccccagccctgacTGGCGTTTGCAGACAGACCCCGAGGAGGCACCATCCCAGCACCACACTGCCAG ggccaCACAGGAGCAGAAGGCTGGCAGTGCCCAGGAGGGGCTGCCCCCACGAccccgctgcgtccgctgctGCGAGCCACCCGAGCAGCGCTTCTACCCCCAGTACCAGCCCCTGCCTCAGATCAACATGACCATCCTGAAAG GTGAGAAGGGGGACCGTGGCGAGCGAGGCATGCAGGGCAAGTTTGGCAAGACAGGGGTGGCTGGTAGCAGGGGCCACACAGGGCCCAAGGGACAGAAGGGCAGCATGGGTGCCCCGGGGGAGCGCTGCAAGAGCCACTATGCCGCCTTCTCGGTGGGCCGCAAGAAACCCCTGCACAGCAACGACTACTACCAGACCCTCATCTTTGACACGGAGTTTGTCAACCTCTACGACCACTTCAACATGTTCACGGGCAAGTTTTACTGCTACGTCCCTGGGATCTACTACTTCAGCCTCAACGTGCATACCTGGAACCAGAAGGAGACATACCTACACATCATGCGCAATGGGGTGGAGGTGGTGATCCTCTACGCCCAGGTGAGCGACCGTAGCATCATGCAGAGCCAGAGCGTcatgctggagctgcaggagcaggatgAGGTTTGGGTGCGGCTCTACAAGGGCGAGCGCGAGAATGCTGTCTTCAGTGATGAGTACGACACTTACATCACTTTCAGCGGCCACCTCATCAAGTACAGCGGGGACCCCTGA